One stretch of Herpetosiphonaceae bacterium DNA includes these proteins:
- the drmD gene encoding DISARM system SNF2-like helicase DrmD codes for MSTIAIPEHGQLVEVRQRRYVVADVRQSTLPPDPLSLADPVPQHLVTLASVEDDALGEELQVIWEVEPGAQVVEQTALPTPSGCDPPARFDAFLNAVRWGAAASADVRALQAPFRSGIAIEDYQLDPVARAIQMPRANLLIADDVGLGKTIEAGLAVQELLLRHRARSVLIVCPAALQLQWRDQLRDKFGLEFRIVDTALMRDLRRQRGLHVNPWTHFPRLITSIDFLKRERPMRLFREVLPTADAPAYPRRFDVLIVDEAHNVAPSGRGKYATDSLRTLAIRRLAPHFEHRLFLSATPHNGYPESFTALLELLDNQRFARGVAPDRAQLQAVMVRRLKSELPPRWDGTPRFPERRLHTIEVAYTEAEHAIHRALQRYSALRQTRAADQTEQVATEFVLKLLKKRLFSSPEAFARTLAQHVQSLETARRRTKPQARPALGILRQQIAQVEEAFDDDAAADTASADALESATRLFRPPTGEERALLDEMRQWAEVARGHPDSKLAALLDWLHARVKPGGQWSDERVIIFTEYRDTQRWLQTLLTAAGLGDHERLLILHGGVSSEERERIKAAFQAAPDVSAVRILLATDAASEGIDLQNHCSQLIHCEIPWNPNRLEQRNGRIDRHGQRATAVDIHHFVSQGWQQRPVLDTHAPGDLAADLEFLLRAALKVDAIREDLGKVGPVIAEQVEEAMLGRRRRLDTAIAERDAAPVQRMLKFERKLREQIAHLHEQLQESRRDLHVAPEQVAAVVSMALELAGQPPLRRATLPDGSPVFHLPALSGSWASAAAGLRHPHTGAVRPITFDHTVAEGRDDVVLAHLNHRLVQMAQRLLRAEVWSPTNQRRLHRVTARVVPNAALDTPAVIAHARLVVLGADQQRLHEEVIAAGGALREGRFARLSQSELRRALDAQTNAPVADGMQRRLAELWPKHRDPLLDALDARTRERSASLQKLLADRADKEIADLTTVLTELRTTILAELREPDVQQLPLFSDPEREQFAINKASLQARVERIPQEIAEETAAIRRRYAAPHARVFPVAVTYLVPERLARELR; via the coding sequence ATGTCCACGATTGCCATTCCTGAGCACGGCCAGCTCGTCGAGGTCCGCCAGCGCCGCTACGTCGTCGCCGATGTGCGCCAGAGCACGCTGCCGCCCGATCCTCTGTCGCTCGCCGATCCCGTGCCGCAGCACCTCGTCACGCTCGCCTCGGTCGAGGATGACGCCCTGGGCGAGGAGCTGCAGGTGATCTGGGAGGTCGAGCCGGGCGCGCAGGTCGTCGAGCAGACCGCGCTGCCGACGCCATCCGGCTGCGATCCGCCAGCGCGCTTCGACGCCTTTCTCAACGCTGTGCGCTGGGGTGCCGCCGCCAGCGCCGACGTGCGCGCGCTCCAGGCACCGTTTCGCAGTGGCATCGCTATCGAAGACTACCAGCTCGATCCCGTCGCGCGGGCGATCCAGATGCCCCGCGCCAACCTGCTGATTGCCGACGATGTCGGCCTCGGCAAGACCATCGAGGCCGGGCTGGCCGTTCAGGAGCTGCTGCTGCGCCATCGCGCCCGCAGCGTGCTGATCGTCTGCCCGGCGGCGCTCCAGCTCCAGTGGCGCGACCAGCTGCGCGATAAGTTCGGCCTGGAGTTTCGGATCGTCGACACGGCGCTGATGCGCGACCTGCGCCGCCAGCGCGGCCTGCACGTCAATCCCTGGACCCACTTTCCGCGCCTGATTACCTCGATCGATTTTCTCAAGCGCGAGCGCCCGATGCGCCTCTTCCGCGAGGTGCTGCCCACCGCCGACGCGCCGGCCTACCCGCGCCGCTTCGACGTGCTGATCGTGGATGAGGCGCATAACGTTGCGCCCTCCGGTCGCGGCAAATACGCTACCGACTCGCTGCGGACGCTGGCGATTCGCCGCCTCGCGCCGCACTTCGAGCACCGGCTCTTCCTCTCAGCCACGCCGCACAACGGCTATCCTGAAAGCTTTACCGCGCTGCTCGAGCTGCTGGATAATCAGCGCTTCGCCCGGGGCGTTGCGCCGGATCGCGCGCAGCTCCAGGCGGTGATGGTGCGCCGCCTCAAGTCTGAGCTGCCGCCGCGCTGGGACGGCACGCCGCGCTTTCCCGAACGCCGCCTGCATACGATCGAGGTGGCCTACACCGAGGCCGAGCACGCGATCCACCGCGCGCTCCAGCGCTACAGCGCGCTGCGCCAGACGCGCGCCGCCGATCAGACCGAGCAGGTGGCGACCGAGTTTGTGCTGAAGCTGCTCAAGAAGCGGCTCTTCTCGTCGCCGGAAGCCTTCGCTCGCACCCTGGCCCAGCATGTTCAGTCGCTGGAGACCGCACGCCGCCGGACGAAGCCGCAGGCGCGGCCCGCCCTGGGGATTCTGCGCCAGCAGATCGCGCAGGTCGAGGAGGCGTTCGACGACGATGCGGCGGCGGACACGGCGAGCGCGGATGCGCTGGAGTCGGCCACGCGGCTGTTTCGCCCGCCGACCGGCGAGGAGCGGGCGCTGCTGGACGAGATGCGGCAGTGGGCCGAGGTGGCGCGGGGACACCCCGACAGCAAGCTGGCGGCGCTGCTCGACTGGCTGCACGCGCGGGTGAAGCCCGGCGGCCAGTGGAGCGATGAGCGGGTGATCATCTTCACCGAGTATCGCGATACGCAGCGCTGGCTGCAGACGCTGCTGACCGCCGCCGGATTGGGCGACCACGAGCGGCTACTGATCCTGCACGGCGGCGTGAGCAGCGAGGAGCGCGAGCGGATCAAGGCCGCCTTCCAGGCCGCGCCCGACGTGTCCGCCGTGCGCATCTTGCTCGCGACCGACGCCGCCTCGGAGGGCATCGACCTGCAAAACCACTGCTCGCAGCTCATTCACTGCGAGATCCCCTGGAATCCCAATCGGCTGGAGCAGCGCAACGGGCGCATCGACCGGCATGGGCAGCGCGCGACCGCCGTGGACATCCACCACTTCGTGAGCCAGGGCTGGCAGCAGCGCCCGGTGCTGGACACCCACGCGCCCGGCGACCTGGCGGCGGATCTGGAGTTCCTGCTGCGCGCGGCGCTCAAGGTCGACGCGATTCGCGAAGATCTGGGCAAGGTCGGTCCGGTGATCGCCGAGCAGGTCGAGGAGGCGATGCTAGGCCGACGGCGACGGCTGGACACGGCGATCGCCGAGCGCGACGCCGCGCCGGTGCAGCGCATGCTCAAGTTCGAGCGCAAGCTGCGGGAGCAGATCGCGCACTTGCACGAGCAGCTGCAGGAGAGCCGCCGCGACCTCCACGTTGCGCCGGAGCAGGTCGCGGCCGTGGTCAGCATGGCGCTTGAGCTGGCGGGACAGCCGCCGCTGCGCCGCGCCACACTGCCGGATGGGAGTCCCGTCTTCCATCTGCCCGCGCTGAGCGGAAGCTGGGCCAGTGCCGCCGCTGGCCTGCGCCACCCGCATACCGGCGCGGTGCGGCCGATCACCTTCGACCACACGGTGGCCGAGGGCCGCGACGACGTGGTGCTGGCGCATCTCAATCATCGGCTGGTGCAGATGGCGCAGCGCCTGCTGCGCGCCGAGGTCTGGTCGCCGACCAATCAGCGGCGGCTCCACCGCGTCACGGCGCGCGTCGTGCCCAACGCGGCGCTGGACACGCCGGCGGTGATCGCCCATGCCCGCCTGGTGGTGCTGGGTGCCGACCAGCAGCGGCTGCACGAGGAGGTGATCGCGGCGGGCGGCGCGCTCCGCGAGGGCCGCTTTGCCCGCCTGAGCCAGAGCGAACTGCGACGCGCGCTCGACGCGCAGACCAATGCTCCCGTCGCCGACGGCATGCAGCGGCGGCTGGCAGAGCTGTGGCCGAAGCATCGTGATCCGCTGCTCGACGCGCTCGATGCGCGCACGCGCGAGCGAAGCGCAAGCCTTCAGAAGCTGCTCGCTGACCGCGCCGACAAGGAGATCGCCGATCTCACGACGGTACTGACCGAGCTGCGGACCACGATCCTGGCCGAGCTGCGCGAGCCGGATGTGCAGCAGCTTCCGCTCTTCAGCGACCCGGAGCGCGAGCAGTTCGCGATCAACAAGGCCAGCTTGCAGGCGCGCGTCGAGCGGATTCCGCAGGAGATCGCCGAGGAGACCGCCGCGATTCGCCGCCGCTACGCCGCGCCGCACGCCCGCGTCTTCCCCGTCGCCGTGACCTATCTCGTGCCGGAGCGCCTGGCGCGGGAGCTACGTTAG
- a CDS encoding helix-turn-helix transcriptional regulator → MDSNNKLRNEQIAQILKSLMKKHGWTDGKLAEALHVSRYAVAHWLKPDRSIPIDQMIRICEVMNLSDRERLQLLTLKDDKTPIQLEGVQRILAGHKNGALDFIAFVHKGQLTYVCPDDFPQRMEGIAHGFAATQLHDYQEISLQMAPMISQLDDKFMYLDQGNLTRVVFDLEKGAVLFYRLMPGYIVVGITADQRRMDDRFAGAAMRAVIADLKTYLRMKP, encoded by the coding sequence ATGGATTCGAACAATAAACTTCGGAATGAGCAGATTGCGCAGATTTTGAAGTCCCTCATGAAGAAGCACGGCTGGACGGACGGCAAACTCGCTGAAGCTCTGCACGTTTCTCGGTATGCCGTGGCTCATTGGCTTAAGCCGGATCGCTCCATACCTATCGATCAGATGATTCGAATCTGCGAGGTTATGAATCTCTCCGATAGAGAACGACTGCAACTCCTCACCCTAAAAGATGATAAAACACCCATCCAGTTGGAGGGCGTCCAGCGCATTCTGGCCGGACATAAGAATGGTGCGCTCGATTTTATTGCATTCGTTCACAAAGGCCAATTGACCTATGTCTGCCCCGATGATTTTCCCCAACGGATGGAAGGCATTGCTCATGGCTTTGCGGCAACGCAACTTCATGACTACCAGGAAATTTCCTTGCAGATGGCTCCGATGATTAGTCAGTTGGACGATAAGTTCATGTACCTTGATCAGGGCAATTTGACTCGTGTGGTCTTCGATCTTGAAAAGGGTGCTGTGCTTTTCTACCGACTGATGCCGGGGTACATCGTCGTCGGAATCACCGCTGATCAACGCAGGATGGACGATCGCTTTGCTGGTGCAGCTATGCGCGCGGTTATTGCTGATCTCAAAACCTATTTAAGGATGAAGCCATGA
- a CDS encoding HEAT repeat domain-containing protein — protein MPIPEPILGALVEAMFGYILDQSGVSDWVRDKLGRDPAKRGYVRALNAAMTTFEAEYPQAEDSLFDANFLECEAVPILAQFLIRDGRPDPFALADKWVSSLGVRDGERRATLVRERVPEAAHFLDLLSQALKAEPDLADLNDSRAFDHLSDDLAALRRRFGAEEATPATRNQYFHWLIERNLYLDPRGTMQTQRQVQVKLGEVYISLQAQREDTPGAVDRKLLEQELSELEARLTRMAIPAEEAEDQREHLLALLQGRGISASTGDPTETLELSEAVTLHDRLVVLGNPGSGKTTLARYLALKHAQALYNGRADAGDGLGPARFPILVRIADYAENDTWKQTPLSDFLLAHCTLLECPDAGLADLLQQALAGGTCLVILDGLDEIVSADARRDIVRRIEDFVRRYDDTGNRFVVTSRIASYRTFPLSEPFVHYTVQEMSDAQIQRFLERWCPAVEDAQTPDLSPERRAEVAQGEIDGIMAAIESSVGVRRMARNPLLLRVLALIHRTGARLPQKRIELYKLAADTLARDWRLSQGVSEAALTLLEDANLTRLLGKLAYWLHVNKPTGLATEHEVKAVLGEEWARINRLPWDADDPDSAITSKVDQFLHAVRVHTGLFVERAPKRYGFMHLTFEEYYVARYLVARAKTRAHLIRTHLHDPRWDEPILLALGFVGLDSPDDASELVESAILAQGDDAKDHGFTPSAYEHILGRDFLFALRCLGDDISVDPRLTGPLIERFVDELVQQRSSGQYTHYRNMLRERLDILKDTKVTPLLIAHVQSMLVDATDPQVRRQAVAALGALGAEAPNEVIPMLQAALTDADPLVRRQAIYALSELGSQVPGEVIPVLHAALSHADPLVRRQAIYALSELGSQVPDEVIPVVLQAVLSHADRYIQTVAARTLSQLGAEAPNEVIPMLQAALTDTDPQVQRQAVAALGALGAEAPNEVIPMLQAALTDADPLVRRQAIYALSELRSQVLGEVIPVVLHAALSHAESDVRRQAIHALSELGSQVPDEVIPVLQAVLSHADRYIQTVAARTLSQLGAEAPNEVIPMLQAALTDADPSVRWQAIYALSELGSQVLGEVIPVLHAALSHADPLVRRQAIYALSELGSQVPDEVIPVLHAALSHADPLVHGQAVYTLIDLRLPIPELDSMILEGFQKAEYDECWEIRRAFADVLGESQYPTDAIINALYAGLLDSDNDVRTACGRSLAKLGRRFPQAFQEIATRLERAISDPTFDTSDDLDGRSGHDYAFESLWMLVTGDVPEA, from the coding sequence ATGCCGATTCCTGAGCCAATACTGGGCGCACTTGTTGAAGCGATGTTCGGGTATATCCTTGACCAAAGTGGTGTCTCCGATTGGGTCCGGGACAAGCTCGGTCGCGATCCCGCAAAGCGCGGCTATGTCCGCGCACTCAATGCAGCAATGACGACCTTTGAAGCGGAATATCCCCAAGCCGAGGATAGCCTCTTCGACGCGAACTTTCTGGAATGCGAAGCCGTGCCGATCCTGGCGCAGTTCCTGATCCGTGATGGTCGCCCCGATCCCTTCGCGCTAGCTGATAAGTGGGTCAGCTCGCTTGGGGTTCGTGATGGTGAGCGCCGCGCCACGCTCGTTCGCGAACGAGTACCCGAGGCAGCCCATTTTCTGGACCTGCTTAGTCAGGCGCTCAAAGCCGAGCCTGATCTTGCCGACCTCAACGATAGCCGCGCATTCGATCACCTATCTGACGATCTCGCTGCCCTCCGCCGCAGATTTGGCGCTGAGGAGGCAACACCGGCGACGCGCAATCAGTATTTCCACTGGTTGATCGAGCGGAACCTCTACCTGGACCCACGCGGAACCATGCAAACGCAACGTCAGGTGCAGGTCAAGCTGGGCGAGGTGTATATCTCCCTTCAGGCACAACGCGAAGACACACCCGGCGCGGTCGATCGCAAGCTGCTTGAGCAGGAGCTGAGCGAACTTGAGGCCAGGCTCACGCGCATGGCGATCCCTGCCGAGGAAGCGGAAGATCAGCGTGAACACCTACTAGCCCTCCTCCAGGGTCGTGGCATCAGCGCTTCCACAGGTGATCCAACTGAAACCCTGGAGCTATCCGAAGCTGTCACTCTCCATGATCGGCTGGTGGTACTTGGCAATCCCGGCAGCGGGAAAACGACCCTGGCGCGCTACCTTGCACTCAAACACGCTCAGGCGCTTTACAACGGTCGGGCGGACGCGGGCGATGGTCTTGGTCCCGCACGCTTCCCGATCCTGGTTCGCATCGCGGACTATGCCGAGAACGACACCTGGAAGCAGACGCCGCTCAGCGACTTTTTGCTGGCTCACTGCACGCTGCTGGAATGCCCTGATGCCGGTCTTGCTGATCTGCTGCAACAGGCGTTGGCGGGTGGCACCTGCCTGGTCATCCTCGATGGCCTGGATGAGATCGTCAGCGCCGATGCCCGGCGTGACATTGTGCGCCGGATCGAGGATTTTGTGCGCCGCTACGACGACACGGGCAATCGCTTTGTCGTCACCAGCCGTATTGCGAGCTATCGCACCTTTCCGCTCAGCGAACCGTTTGTGCATTACACCGTGCAGGAGATGAGCGATGCACAGATTCAGCGCTTTCTGGAGCGCTGGTGCCCGGCGGTGGAGGATGCCCAAACACCGGACCTCTCACCTGAGCGCCGCGCGGAGGTAGCGCAGGGCGAGATCGACGGCATTATGGCTGCGATCGAGAGCTCGGTGGGCGTGCGCCGTATGGCAAGGAACCCGCTCCTGTTACGGGTTCTGGCGCTGATCCACCGCACGGGAGCGCGGCTGCCCCAAAAGCGCATCGAGCTCTACAAGCTGGCTGCGGATACCCTTGCGCGTGACTGGCGGCTCTCACAGGGTGTGTCCGAGGCGGCGCTCACCTTACTGGAAGACGCCAATCTCACGCGCTTGCTCGGCAAGCTCGCCTACTGGCTGCATGTCAACAAGCCGACGGGCTTAGCCACCGAACACGAGGTCAAGGCGGTCCTCGGCGAAGAGTGGGCGCGCATCAACCGGCTTCCCTGGGACGCCGACGATCCGGACTCGGCTATTACGAGCAAGGTTGATCAGTTCCTGCACGCAGTGCGCGTCCATACCGGTCTGTTTGTGGAGCGCGCGCCGAAGCGCTACGGCTTTATGCACCTCACCTTTGAGGAATACTATGTTGCCCGCTACCTGGTGGCCCGCGCCAAAACACGGGCGCATCTGATCCGCACGCATCTCCACGATCCACGCTGGGATGAGCCGATTCTGCTCGCGCTTGGCTTCGTGGGCCTTGACTCGCCTGATGATGCGTCGGAGTTGGTCGAGAGCGCGATTCTGGCCCAGGGCGACGATGCGAAGGACCATGGCTTTACGCCTAGCGCGTATGAGCACATCCTGGGTCGTGATTTCCTTTTTGCGCTGCGCTGCCTTGGCGATGATATTTCCGTCGATCCCAGGCTGACCGGCCCGCTTATTGAGCGCTTTGTCGACGAGCTTGTGCAACAGCGCAGCTCTGGTCAGTACACGCACTACCGCAATATGTTACGAGAACGGCTTGATATTCTCAAAGATACAAAGGTTACGCCGCTATTAATCGCTCATGTTCAGAGCATGCTTGTGGACGCCACGGATCCACAGGTGCGGAGGCAAGCCGTCGCTGCGCTGGGTGCGTTAGGAGCGGAGGCACCCAATGAGGTGATCCCAATGCTGCAAGCAGCCCTCACCGATGCGGATCCACTGGTGCGTCGCCAAGCGATCTACGCTTTGAGTGAGTTAGGATCACAGGTACCGGGTGAGGTAATTCCCGTCCTGCACGCAGCCCTCTCACATGCTGATCCATTGGTGCGTCGCCAAGCGATTTACGCTTTGAGTGAGTTAGGATCACAGGTGCCTGATGAGGTAATCCCCGTGGTGCTGCAAGCAGTCCTCTCGCATGCCGATCGCTATATCCAGACAGTCGCGGCCCGAACGTTGAGCCAGTTGGGAGCGGAGGCACCCAATGAGGTGATCCCAATGCTGCAAGCGGCCCTCACCGATACGGATCCACAGGTGCAGAGGCAAGCCGTCGCTGCGCTGGGTGCGTTAGGAGCGGAAGCACCCAATGAGGTGATCCCAATGCTGCAAGCGGCCCTCACCGATGCGGATCCTCTGGTGCGTCGCCAAGCGATTTACGCTTTGAGTGAGTTGAGATCACAGGTACTGGGTGAAGTGATCCCCGTGGTGCTGCACGCAGCCCTCTCGCATGCTGAGTCGGATGTGCGTCGCCAGGCCATCCACGCTTTGAGCGAGTTGGGATCACAGGTGCCTGATGAGGTAATCCCCGTCCTGCAAGCGGTCCTCTCGCATGCCGATCGCTATATCCAGACAGTCGCGGCCCGAACGTTGAGCCAGTTGGGAGCGGAGGCACCCAATGAGGTGATCCCAATGCTGCAAGCGGCCCTCACCGATGCGGATCCGAGTGTGCGTTGGCAAGCGATCTACGCTTTGAGTGAGTTAGGATCACAGGTGCTTGGTGAGGTAATCCCCGTCCTGCACGCAGCCCTCTCGCATGCTGATCCTCTGGTGCGTCGCCAAGCGATCTACGCTTTGAGTGAGTTAGGATCACAGGTGCCTGATGAGGTAATCCCCGTCCTGCACGCAGCCCTCTCGCATGCTGATCCTCTGGTGCATGGTCAAGCTGTCTATACCCTCATTGATTTGAGGCTACCAATACCTGAGTTAGACTCCATGATCCTTGAGGGATTTCAAAAGGCTGAGTACGATGAGTGCTGGGAAATACGACGTGCTTTCGCTGACGTGTTAGGTGAGAGCCAGTATCCTACTGATGCGATCATCAATGCTCTGTATGCGGGTCTACTCGACTCAGATAATGATGTACGTACTGCATGTGGGCGCTCACTTGCGAAATTGGGGCGGCGGTTTCCACAGGCATTCCAGGAGATCGCAACAAGGTTGGAGCGTGCTATCTCAGATCCAACATTCGACACGTCCGATGACCTTGATGGTCGTAGCGGGCATGACTACGCCTTTGAATCGCTCTGGATGTTGGTCACCGGCGATGTGCCAGAAGCATGA